Proteins encoded by one window of Cheilinus undulatus linkage group 13, ASM1832078v1, whole genome shotgun sequence:
- the sirt6 gene encoding NAD-dependent protein deacetylase sirtuin-6 — protein MSVNYAAGLSPYADKGVCGLPETFDSPEELKAKAETLVQLIKESQYLVVHSGAGISTSAGIPDFRGPKGVWTLEQKGESPHFDTTFEDARPSLTHMALLGLQRAGYLKYLISQNVDGLHVRSGFPRDMLSELHGNMFVEECEKCGRQYVREKVIGVMGLKPTGRYCDVVRSRGLRACRGKLISSILDWEDALPDRDLNKADDASRRADLALTLGTSMQIKPSGDLPLLTKRKGGKIVIVNLQPTKHDKHAYLRISGYVDEVMKHVMELLELEIPKWDGPTICESSTTTSGAATDRKPLCVDNVKREVKKDLIKEERKREATSPMEDGKVEEDSIPVKREREDSPAELIFNHQSLRI, from the exons ATGTCTGTGAATTATGCCGCTGGACTCTCCCCGTACGCGGATAAAGGTGTCTGCGGGCTTCCagag ACGTTTGACAGTCCTGAGGAGCTAAAGGCGAAGGCAGAAACCCTCGTTCAGCTGATTAAAGAGTCTCAGTACTTGGTTGTCCACTCTGGAGCAGGAATCAGCACCTCAGCAGGAATACCTGACTTCAG AGGCCCCAAGGGTGTTTGGACACTAGAACAAAAGGGTGAGTCACCACACTTTGACACCACGTTTGAAGATGCCCGACCCAGCCTGACTCACATGGCACTGTTGGGACTGCAGAGGGCCGGGTACCTTAAGTATCTCATCAGCCAGAATGTGGATGGTCTACACGTCCGATCAGGCTTCCCCAG gGATATGTTATCAGAGCTTCATGGAAACATGTTTGTGGAGGAGTGCGAGAAGTGTGGCAG gCAGTATGTAAGAGAGAAGGTGATCGGAGTGATGGGCCTGAAACCAACAGGGCGTTATTGTGATGTAGTACGATCCAGAGGACTCAGGGCCTGCAG AGGAAAGCTGATTAGCTCAATATTGGACTGGGAGGATGCTCTTCCTGATAGAGACTTGAACAAAGCAGATGATGCAAGCAG ACGAGCTGACCTGGCACTGACGCTCGGCACATCCATGCAGATCAAACCCAGCGGAGACCTTCCGCTTCTCACCAAACGCAAAGGAGGGAAAATAGTCATTGTCAACCTGCAGCCCACAAAACAT GACAAGCATGCCTACCTGCGTATCAGTGGTTATGTGGATGAGGTCATGAAACATGTGATGGAGCTGCTCGAATTGGAAATTCCAAAGTGGGACGGTCCAACCATCTGTGAAAGCTCCACAACCACCTCTGGGGCAGCCACTGACCGCAAACCACTATGTGTAGATAATGTAAAGAGAGAGGTAAAAAAGGACTTGATCAAAGAGGAAAGGAAAAGAGAAGCAACGTCACCGATGGAGGACGGGAAAGTTGAGGAGGACAGCATTCCTGTaaagagggaaagagaagaCTCCCCTGCAGAG CTTATCTTCAATCATCAAAGTCTGAGGATATGA